The genomic segment CTGCCGCGCCGACTCCTCGTCCAGCCGTTGCAGGGCGAACCCGACGTGGACGATGGCGTACTCGCCCACCCGGAGGTCGGGCAGATACTCCAGGCACACCTCCTTGACCACGCCGCCGAAGTCGACGGTGGCCATCCGGGTGCCGTCCCGTTCCTCGATGTCCAGCACTCTGCCGGGTACCGCCAGGCACATGAGCCTCTCCTCGCTGTGGGTCGCGCGTCGCTCAGTCGGTGGGCGTGGGAGTCGAAGTGGCGCGGGCGGCCACCATCAGCTGGCCCAGCGCCAGACCGCCGTCGTTGGGGGGCACCAGGTGGTGCCGCAGGACCGTGAAGCCGTCCTCGCGCAGGCCGGCGGCACAGGCCGACGAGAGCAGCGTGTTCGCGAACACGCCTCCCGTCAGGGCGACCGTGTCCAGCCCGTGCCGCTCCCGCGCCCGCCCGCACATCCGGCGCACCAGAGCGGACACACCCCGATGGAAGCGGGCCGCGACCACGGGCGGCTCCACGCCCGCGCGCAGGTCGCCGGCGATCGCCGCGAACACCGGTGCCGGATCGGCCCGTACGACGCCGCCCCGGCTCTTCTCCGAGGCGTGCAGGGCGAAGGCGTACGCCGTGGTGTCCTCGGCGGGCGCCCGCAGAGCCGCGCCTTCCAACTCGACGGCGGCCTGTGCCTCGTATCCGGCGCGGTGGCACACACCGGTCAGCGAGGACACGGCGTCGAAGAGGCGGCCCATGCTGGACGTGGGGACACAGTTCAGGTCTCGCTCCAACTGCCGCTCCAGGACCTGCAGTTCGTCGGGCGGGCAGGCGGCCGTACAGGCGAGGTCAGCGGACCAGGGGATCCCGGCCGCCCGCAGATGGGCCAGTGCCATGCGGTACGGCCGGCGCACCGCGGCGTCGCCACCGGGCAGCGGGACGTACGCGAGGTGCCCGAACCGGGTGAAGCGGTCGTAGTCGGCGAGCAGGAACTCCCCGCCCCACACGGCGCCGTCGTCGCCGTGGCCGGTGCCGTCGAAGGCGACGCCGATCACCGGCCGGGTGCCGTCCAGCCCGTGCTCGGCCATCGCGGCGGCGACGTGCGCGTGATGGTGCTGGACGCGCACGACGGGCCGGTGCGCCGCGTTCCGGTCGACCCACCGGGCGGAGCGGTAGCCCGGATGCCGGTCGGACGCCAGGGTCTCGGGCCGCACTCCCGTGATGGACTCCAGCTGCGCCGCCGCGCGCTCGAAGGCCCGCTGCGTGCCGACGTCGTCCATGTCGCCGATGTGCGCCGACAGCCAGGCGCGGCGGCCCGACCCCAGACAGAAGGCGTTCTTCAGGTCTCCCCCGACCGCGAGGGCCGGCCGCACGGACAGCGGCAGGGTGAGCGGCAACGGGGCGTAGCCACGCGAGCGGCGGATCACCAGCGGCTTCCCGTCACAGACCCGGACCACGGAGTCGTCGCACGGGACATGGATCGGCCGGTCGTGTGTGAGCCAGGCGTCGGCCAGATGCGCGAGCCGCTCCAGCGCCTCGGTGTCGTCGGTGACGATCGGCTCACCGGAAACGTTGCCGCTGGTCATGACGAGCAGCCGGGGGCCGTCCGCGTCGCCGGGCAGGCCGAGCAGCAGATGGTGCAGGGGCGTGTAGGGCAGCATCACGCCGAGGTCGGGACTGCCGGGCGCGACGGCCTCGGCGGGCTTCGGATCCCCGGCGGCGTACGACGGGTCCGGGTGCCGCCTCAGCAGGACGACCGGCCGGGCCCGGTCTTCGAGCAGACTCCGCTCCTCGGGGCTCAGCCGCACGAGGTGGCGGACATCGTCCGGGGTCCTGGCCATGACGGCGAACGGTTTGTCCCCCCGCGCCTTCCGGCGTCGCAGGAGGGCGACCGCCGCCCGGCTCGTGGCGTCGCAGGCCAGGTGGTAGCCGCCCAGGCCCTTCACGGCGAGGATCCCGCCCCGCGTCAGCAGTGCGCGCGCCTCGCCGACCGGGTCCGCCCCGTCGACACCCCTGAGCCCCTCCTTCTCGGCGACGACCAGCCGCAGACGCGGCCCGCAGGCCGGGCAGGCGACCGGCTGCGCGTGGAAACGCCGGTCGGCCGGATCCGCGTACTCCCGGGCACAGTCGGGGCACATCCGGAAGCCGGCCATGGTGGTGTTGGCCCGGTCGTAGGGCACCGCGGTGACGATCGTGAAGCGCGGGCCGCAGTGGGTGCAGTTGACGAACGGGTGGCGGTACCGCCGGTCCGCCGGGTCGGCCAACTCGGCGAGACAGTCGGCGCAGGTGGCGGAGTCCGGGGAGACCAGGGTGCGTGCCGGTCCGTCGGCGCGGGAGGCGAGGATGGTGAACGCGGTGCCGCCGGCGGGAGGCATCTCCGTGTGGTCGACGGACTCCACGCGGGCCAGCGGGGGCGCCTGGGCGGCGATCCGGTCGCAGAACCGGGCCACGGCCGAGGCGGTGCCCTCGACCTCCACGACGACGCCCTCCGGGGTGTTGGTCACATGTCCGGCCAGGGCGAGTTCGGCGGCGAGGCCGTACAGGTACGGCCGGAAACCCACGCCCTGCACCACTCCCCGGACGGTGACCCGGCGGCGTAGCGGGGTGTCCTCGGCGACGGCGGCCGGGGCCTGCGAAGCGCTCACGAGTGGGTGTGGGCCATCGTGCCGGTGGCCTCCGGGTGCGCGTGGGTGTGTCCGTGCGTGTGACCGTGGTGGGAGTGCCCGGCCATGACCGGCGAGTGGACGGGGGCACCGTCCGCGGCGGCCATGGCCCTGTCGAGCAGTACGCCGATCCCCTGCCCCCGTCGTGCCGAGGTCATGACCACCTCGACTCCGGGGTTGACCTGCTCCAGGTTCGCGCGGAACGTGATCGCGTCGAACTCGACGGCCGCCGCGAGGTCGGTCTTGGTGACCACGACCAGCTGGGCGAGGCCGAAGGCGGTGGGGTACTTGAGCGGCTTGTCCTCGCCCTCCGTGACGGAGGCGAGGACGACCCTCAGCGTCTCCCCCAGGTCGTAGGAGGCAGGGCAGACGAGGTTGCCGACGTTCTCCACGAACAGCAGCCGGGTGTCGTCGGGCAGCCACCCGTCCAGGTGCCCGGCGAGCATCCCCGCCTCCAGGTGGCACAGTCCGTCGGTGAGCACCTGCTTGACCGGGACACCCGAACGCGCCAGGCGGACCGCGTCGTTCTCGGTGGCAAGGTCGGCGCTCAGCGCCGCGACGGCCACGGACCGCTCCCGTGCCCGCAGCAGTTCCTGTTCCAGCAGCGCGGTCTTGCCGCTGCCCGGGCTGGACAGCAGATTGACGACCGCGGTGCCTCGGGCCGTGAGATGTGCGCGCAGTTCGTGGGCGCTCGCGTCGTTCTTCGCGAGTACGGCCTGGCGCAGGTCGGTGACACGGCACATGGTTCAGCGCTCCTCGGAGATCGGTTCGCGGGTGGGCGGGTGCGCGGGGCCGCCGTCCTCCCAGTGCACGTCGACGATCTGCAGTTCCCGGCCCGCGAGCAGGTCGGTACGCGTCCCGCCGCACGCGGGGCAGGTCAGCCGGGGAGGCATACCGACGGCCCATTCGTGTGCGCAGGGCGTGCAGCGGGCCCGCCCCGGCACCGCTTCGGTGACCAGTTCGGCGCCTTCCAGCAGGGTTCCGGCACAGGCCAGTTCGAAGCAGAAGGCGAGTGCGTCGGGTACGACACCGGCGAGTTCGCCCACCTGGAGCCGCACCGATCGCACCGCCGTGACACCTTCGGTCCGGTCGGCGGCCTCCGCGACCTGGTCGACGACCGCCAGCGCGACGGACATCTCGTGCATGGGTATCCGTCCTTCCGCCGCCTGCCCTGACCGGGGTTCATTAGAGGCGCGCACACCCGGGGCGCACGGCCCGGCACGCCGTCACACGTCGGCAGGTACGCCGTTCGACGCAACCGGAGGGCACCCCGGGGTGGCACCCCGGTTCACATCCGTCGGATCCGCAGATAGCGCCTGAGGTCGGGAAGCACCTCGGCGGCGACGGCCACCAGGGCCGCCACGGCGGCTCCTCCAATGACGATCTTCTTCATCCCGTCTCTCCTCATGTCGAAGCCTCAGCGGTGGGGACCTGCGCCACGGACGGTTCGCCGTTCCGCAGGAGTTCTTCGATCAGCCGGACGGCCTCCGGCACGGCGTCGGACACCGGCGCGCTGAGCCCGATGCCCTCGTCCACCGAGGCCGGTTCGCATCCGACGACCAGGACACGGCGTGGTGGCCGGCCGCCGGTCCCGGCGCAGAGGGTGCCCAGCAGCGCCAGTACGGTGTCGGGGGTCATCCGGTGGCCGTCCAGGGCGGGGGCACCGGGCGCCGGGCTCGGGCCTGCGACCTCGTGCTCGATCACGTACAGCGTGCCGGGGGCTTCGCCGCGTGCCGTGGCGTCCACGAGGACGAGGGTGTCGTAGCCGTCCAGGAGTTGGTAGGCGAGGTGCACCCCGCGTACCCCGATGTCCACGACCTCGACGTGTTCTGGCTGGTCACGCTCGGAGAGTCGGCGCGCGGTCTCCACGCCGAAGCCGTCGTCGCGGAGGAAGATGTTGCCGATGCCCGCCACGAGAGTCCGTGGACCGGCCGGTGGGGAAGGGTTCATGCGTCGTCCTCCAGCGGTGTGACCTCGTCGGGCTGGAAGTACAGGAAGCGGCCCTGCTCGCGGCGGATGTCGGCGCCCGGGTCGCCCTCGACGGTGACCGCCAGGTGCACCCCGCCGTCGACGTCGTGCAGCACCGCCTCGACCTTGGCGGTGCGGCCCCGCAGGAAGATGTCCTGTGCGTCGGTGCGCCGCAGGCCCGGGTGGAGCTCGACGCGGCTGCCCTTGCCCACCGACCGGCCGTCCACGACCACGCGGTCCTGCG from the Streptomyces sp. NBC_00310 genome contains:
- a CDS encoding HypC/HybG/HupF family hydrogenase formation chaperone, with the protein product MCLAVPGRVLDIEERDGTRMATVDFGGVVKEVCLEYLPDLRVGEYAIVHVGFALQRLDEESARQTLELFAELGLLQEEFGDPWEMAAVEAGMDPVEEVRNQ
- the hypF gene encoding carbamoyltransferase HypF; its protein translation is MSASQAPAAVAEDTPLRRRVTVRGVVQGVGFRPYLYGLAAELALAGHVTNTPEGVVVEVEGTASAVARFCDRIAAQAPPLARVESVDHTEMPPAGGTAFTILASRADGPARTLVSPDSATCADCLAELADPADRRYRHPFVNCTHCGPRFTIVTAVPYDRANTTMAGFRMCPDCAREYADPADRRFHAQPVACPACGPRLRLVVAEKEGLRGVDGADPVGEARALLTRGGILAVKGLGGYHLACDATSRAAVALLRRRKARGDKPFAVMARTPDDVRHLVRLSPEERSLLEDRARPVVLLRRHPDPSYAAGDPKPAEAVAPGSPDLGVMLPYTPLHHLLLGLPGDADGPRLLVMTSGNVSGEPIVTDDTEALERLAHLADAWLTHDRPIHVPCDDSVVRVCDGKPLVIRRSRGYAPLPLTLPLSVRPALAVGGDLKNAFCLGSGRRAWLSAHIGDMDDVGTQRAFERAAAQLESITGVRPETLASDRHPGYRSARWVDRNAAHRPVVRVQHHHAHVAAAMAEHGLDGTRPVIGVAFDGTGHGDDGAVWGGEFLLADYDRFTRFGHLAYVPLPGGDAAVRRPYRMALAHLRAAGIPWSADLACTAACPPDELQVLERQLERDLNCVPTSSMGRLFDAVSSLTGVCHRAGYEAQAAVELEGAALRAPAEDTTAYAFALHASEKSRGGVVRADPAPVFAAIAGDLRAGVEPPVVAARFHRGVSALVRRMCGRARERHGLDTVALTGGVFANTLLSSACAAGLREDGFTVLRHHLVPPNDGGLALGQLMVAARATSTPTPTD
- the hypB gene encoding hydrogenase nickel incorporation protein HypB, with translation MCRVTDLRQAVLAKNDASAHELRAHLTARGTAVVNLLSSPGSGKTALLEQELLRARERSVAVAALSADLATENDAVRLARSGVPVKQVLTDGLCHLEAGMLAGHLDGWLPDDTRLLFVENVGNLVCPASYDLGETLRVVLASVTEGEDKPLKYPTAFGLAQLVVVTKTDLAAAVEFDAITFRANLEQVNPGVEVVMTSARRGQGIGVLLDRAMAAADGAPVHSPVMAGHSHHGHTHGHTHAHPEATGTMAHTHS
- the hypA gene encoding hydrogenase maturation nickel metallochaperone HypA yields the protein MHEMSVALAVVDQVAEAADRTEGVTAVRSVRLQVGELAGVVPDALAFCFELACAGTLLEGAELVTEAVPGRARCTPCAHEWAVGMPPRLTCPACGGTRTDLLAGRELQIVDVHWEDGGPAHPPTREPISEER
- a CDS encoding DUF6893 family small protein, whose translation is MKKIVIGGAAVAALVAVAAEVLPDLRRYLRIRRM
- a CDS encoding hydrogenase maturation protease; the encoded protein is MNPSPPAGPRTLVAGIGNIFLRDDGFGVETARRLSERDQPEHVEVVDIGVRGVHLAYQLLDGYDTLVLVDATARGEAPGTLYVIEHEVAGPSPAPGAPALDGHRMTPDTVLALLGTLCAGTGGRPPRRVLVVGCEPASVDEGIGLSAPVSDAVPEAVRLIEELLRNGEPSVAQVPTAEAST